Proteins from one Pseudomonas sp. KBS0710 genomic window:
- a CDS encoding sulfite reductase flavoprotein subunit alpha, whose product MLKKTLFQLHWFFGITAGLVLALMGMTGATVSFQDEILRALNPTVLKVEKREAGVLPPAELVRKLEATEGKTVSMLWVESDSGNAARVFFTAPPGERRGQMRYFDPYTGDYMGDAVGQDVFGFILQLHRFLAMGETGRNITGACTLILVFFCLSGLYLRWPRQVASWRAWLTLDWRKKGRSFNWDLHSVFGTWCLLFYLFSALTGLYWSYDWYSQGLNKLMSDAPQNERLRKRGPPPEGPAPVANYDAIWSSIYANAGPGLSAYNIRMPAVAGQPAIVYYLLNSSPHDRALNQINLDPATGEVKAHDQYASKTLKSQLLTSIYALHTGSYFGWTGRIILTLSSLMMPLFFITGWLLYLDRRRKKRQVRDARKGLGTNHSDAPAWLIGFASQSGFAEQLAWQTAGQLQAAGLPVKVQPLGSVSQDDLSQSQHALFVVSTFGDGEAPDSARGFERSVLGQDLSLKGLNYSVLALGDRQYEHFCGFARRLHFWLTHQGGTPLFAPVEVDSGDSEALLVWQQQLGQLTGHAPAATWQAPQFENWTLSHRTLLNRDSAGSDVYLLGLTPPAPQSWLAGDLVEVLPRNCPWAIEHFLAGLGLAGSDGVLIDGLAQTLNQALASRQLPDNRAHLVGLHAQALVNALVPLGMREYSIASIASDGVLELIVRQERHPDGSLGLGSGWLTEHAAIGSGISLRLRRNSGFHLPEAPVPLILLGNGTGLAGLRSLLKARIADGQQRNWLLFGERNIAHDYLCQDELQGWLASGDLALLDLAFSRDQAEKIYVQDRLRESADVLRRWLAEGAAIYVCGSLQGMATGVDQVLHEVLGSEAVERLIEQGRYRRDVY is encoded by the coding sequence GTGTTGAAGAAAACCCTGTTCCAGTTGCACTGGTTCTTCGGCATCACTGCCGGGCTAGTGCTGGCGTTGATGGGGATGACCGGGGCTACGGTCTCATTTCAGGATGAAATTCTGCGGGCGCTGAACCCCACAGTCTTGAAGGTCGAAAAACGCGAAGCCGGTGTGCTGCCGCCCGCCGAACTGGTGCGCAAGCTTGAAGCCACCGAAGGCAAGACCGTATCGATGCTGTGGGTGGAAAGCGACAGCGGCAACGCCGCGCGCGTGTTCTTCACCGCCCCGCCGGGCGAACGTCGCGGCCAGATGCGCTACTTCGATCCCTACACCGGCGACTACATGGGTGACGCCGTCGGCCAGGATGTGTTCGGCTTTATATTGCAACTGCACCGCTTCCTCGCCATGGGCGAAACCGGCCGCAACATCACCGGCGCCTGCACCCTCATCCTGGTGTTCTTCTGCCTCTCGGGCCTGTACCTGCGCTGGCCGCGCCAAGTGGCAAGCTGGCGCGCCTGGCTGACACTGGACTGGCGCAAGAAAGGCCGCAGTTTCAACTGGGACCTGCACTCGGTGTTCGGCACCTGGTGCCTGCTGTTTTATCTGTTCTCGGCGCTCACTGGCCTGTATTGGTCCTACGACTGGTACAGCCAGGGCTTGAACAAACTGATGTCCGACGCGCCGCAAAACGAGCGCCTGCGCAAACGTGGCCCGCCGCCCGAAGGCCCGGCGCCGGTGGCCAACTATGATGCGATCTGGAGCAGTATCTACGCCAACGCCGGCCCCGGCTTGAGTGCCTACAACATCCGCATGCCGGCCGTCGCCGGGCAGCCGGCCATCGTGTATTACCTGCTCAACTCATCGCCCCACGACCGCGCGCTGAACCAGATCAACCTGGACCCGGCTACCGGCGAGGTCAAAGCCCACGACCAGTACGCCAGCAAGACGCTCAAGTCCCAATTGCTCACCAGCATTTATGCACTGCACACCGGCAGCTACTTTGGTTGGACCGGGCGAATCATCCTCACCCTCAGCTCGCTGATGATGCCGCTATTCTTTATCACCGGCTGGCTGCTGTACCTGGACCGTCGCCGCAAAAAACGCCAGGTGCGCGACGCCCGCAAAGGCCTCGGCACCAACCACAGCGATGCACCGGCCTGGCTGATCGGCTTTGCCAGCCAGAGCGGTTTTGCCGAGCAGCTGGCGTGGCAAACCGCCGGGCAATTGCAGGCCGCCGGCTTGCCGGTGAAGGTGCAGCCGCTGGGCAGCGTCAGCCAGGACGACTTGAGCCAATCGCAGCATGCGCTGTTCGTGGTCAGCACCTTCGGCGACGGCGAAGCCCCGGACAGCGCCCGCGGTTTTGAGCGCAGCGTGCTCGGCCAGGACCTGTCACTCAAAGGCTTGAACTACTCGGTGCTGGCCCTGGGTGATCGCCAATATGAACACTTCTGCGGCTTTGCCCGGCGCCTGCATTTCTGGCTGACCCACCAGGGCGGCACGCCGTTGTTCGCGCCGGTGGAAGTCGACAGCGGCGACAGCGAAGCGCTGCTGGTCTGGCAACAGCAACTGGGCCAACTCACCGGCCATGCACCGGCAGCGACCTGGCAAGCGCCTCAGTTTGAAAACTGGACCCTCAGCCATCGCACCCTGCTCAACCGCGACAGCGCCGGCTCGGACGTCTACCTGCTGGGCCTCACACCGCCTGCGCCGCAAAGCTGGCTGGCCGGCGACCTGGTGGAAGTACTGCCGCGCAATTGCCCATGGGCCATCGAGCATTTCCTCGCCGGCCTCGGCCTGGCCGGCAGCGATGGCGTACTGATCGACGGCCTGGCGCAAACCCTTAACCAGGCACTGGCCAGCCGCCAACTGCCGGACAACCGCGCACACTTGGTGGGCTTGCACGCACAAGCGCTGGTCAACGCGCTGGTGCCCTTGGGCATGCGCGAATACTCCATTGCCTCGATCGCCAGCGACGGCGTGCTGGAGCTGATCGTGCGCCAGGAGCGACACCCCGACGGCAGCCTGGGCCTGGGCTCCGGCTGGCTGACCGAACATGCCGCCATCGGCTCCGGCATCAGCCTGCGCCTGCGCCGCAACAGTGGCTTCCACTTGCCCGAAGCGCCGGTGCCGCTGATCCTGCTGGGCAACGGCACCGGCCTGGCCGGCCTGCGCAGCCTGCTTAAAGCGCGCATTGCCGATGGCCAACAGCGCAATTGGCTGCTGTTCGGCGAACGCAATATCGCCCACGACTACCTGTGCCAGGACGAGCTGCAAGGCTGGCTGGCCAGCGGAGACCTGGCCCTGCTGGACCTGGCGTTTTCCCGCGACCAGGCAGAGAAAATCTATGTACAGGACCGCCTGCGTGAGTCAGCGGATGTACTGCGTCGATGGCTCGCCGAAGGCGCCGCGATTTATGTGTGCGGCAGCTTGCAGGGCATGGCCACGGGTGTGGATCAGGTGCTGCATGAGGTGCTGGGCAGCGAAGCGGTGGAGCGCTTGATCGAGCAGGGCCGCTATCGTCGGGATGTGTACTAA
- a CDS encoding alkaline phosphatase — MSHFDLGRRRVMQAVGAGLLLPGLAPAVIASVKDRPQLTDGVQSGDLLGDRAMIWSRSDRPAKMVVEWDTRSVFSNPRKFISPLADSRTDFTARVELTGLPVDQAIFYRVHFEDAQTGVASEPWFGHLRSVPQQRRDIRFVWSGDTVGQGFGINPDIGGMRIYEAMRLRLPDFFIHSGDTIYADGPVPAQLTVEDGRIWRNITTEAKSKVAETLDEYRGNYRYNLLDENVRRFNAEVPQIWQWDDHEVINNWSPSKVLDERYQTKDINTLVGRARQAWLEYSPMRRQSADGGGRIYRKLSYGPLLDVFVLDMRSYRGPNDDNLGGEKPFMGREQLDWLKRELKASQAQWKVVAADMPIGLGVPDGEVSPGVPRWEAIANGDPGPAQGRELEIAELLGFLRAQQVRNHVWLTADVHYCAAHHYHPDRAAFQDFEPFWEFVAGPLNAGSFGPNQLDKTFGPEVVFQKAPPAQNTSPFAGFQFFGEVQIDGQTAELTVILRDLDGVSVFEQKLQPA, encoded by the coding sequence ATGAGCCACTTCGATCTCGGCCGTCGCCGCGTGATGCAAGCCGTTGGCGCCGGGTTGTTGCTGCCGGGCCTGGCGCCGGCAGTGATCGCCTCGGTCAAAGACCGCCCGCAACTCACCGACGGCGTGCAGTCCGGCGACCTGCTGGGCGACCGCGCGATGATCTGGAGCCGCAGCGACCGCCCGGCGAAGATGGTGGTGGAGTGGGACACCCGCAGCGTGTTCAGCAACCCGCGAAAATTCATCTCGCCGTTGGCCGACAGCCGCACCGACTTTACCGCTCGCGTCGAACTCACCGGGCTGCCGGTCGATCAGGCGATTTTCTACCGTGTGCACTTTGAAGACGCCCAGACCGGCGTCGCCAGCGAGCCGTGGTTCGGCCACTTGCGCAGCGTGCCGCAGCAGCGTCGTGACATCCGTTTTGTGTGGAGCGGCGACACTGTCGGCCAGGGCTTCGGCATCAACCCGGACATCGGCGGCATGCGCATTTACGAAGCCATGCGCCTGCGCTTGCCGGACTTTTTTATCCACAGCGGCGACACCATCTACGCCGACGGCCCGGTGCCGGCGCAACTGACCGTTGAAGACGGGCGCATCTGGCGCAACATCACCACCGAAGCCAAAAGCAAAGTCGCCGAAACCCTCGACGAATATCGCGGCAATTACCGCTACAACCTGCTGGATGAAAACGTGCGCCGCTTCAATGCCGAAGTACCGCAGATCTGGCAATGGGACGACCATGAGGTGATCAACAACTGGTCGCCGAGCAAGGTGCTCGATGAGCGTTACCAGACCAAGGACATCAACACCTTGGTTGGCCGCGCACGCCAGGCCTGGCTGGAATATTCACCGATGCGCCGCCAGAGCGCCGATGGCGGTGGGCGCATCTATCGCAAGCTCAGCTACGGGCCATTGCTGGATGTGTTCGTGCTGGACATGCGCAGCTATCGCGGGCCTAACGACGACAACCTGGGCGGCGAAAAACCTTTTATGGGCCGTGAGCAACTGGACTGGCTCAAGCGCGAACTCAAGGCCTCCCAGGCGCAGTGGAAAGTCGTCGCCGCCGACATGCCTATCGGCCTCGGCGTGCCTGACGGCGAAGTCAGCCCCGGCGTGCCGCGTTGGGAAGCCATCGCCAACGGCGACCCAGGCCCGGCCCAGGGGCGTGAGTTGGAAATTGCCGAGCTGTTGGGCTTTTTGCGTGCGCAGCAGGTGCGCAACCATGTGTGGCTGACGGCGGATGTGCATTACTGCGCGGCGCATCATTACCACCCGGACCGCGCGGCGTTCCAGGATTTCGAGCCGTTCTGGGAGTTTGTGGCGGGGCCGCTGAATGCGGGGAGCTTTGGGCCTAATCAGTTGGACAAGACCTTTGGGCCGGAGGTGGTGTTCCAGAAGGCTCCGCCTGCGCAGAACACCTCGCCGTTTGCCGGTTTTCAGTTTTTTGGTGAGGTGCAGATTGATGGGCAGACGGCGGAGTTGACCGTGATCCTGCGCGACCTGGATGGGGTCTCGGTGTTCGAGCAAAAGCTGCAGCCCGCCTGA
- a CDS encoding PTS fructose-like transporter subunit IIB, translated as MKLAIVTACPNGMVTSVLCARLLDAAAQRQGWSTSTEVVDVQRPERALSQATIDAAEWVLLVSSTPVDMQRFVGKRVFQSTPAQALADVDAVLRRGAEEAQEYVASQAPVAAKNAPRIVAITACPTGVAHTFMAAEALQQTAKRLGYDLQVETQGSVGARTPLSAQAIADADVVLLAADIEVATERFAGKKIYRCGTGIALKQSEATLNKALAEGAVENAASGAVGKKEKTGVYKHLLTGVSFMLPMVVAGGLLIALSFVFGIHAFEEKGTLAAALKTVGDQAFMLMVPLLAGYIAYSIADRPGLAPGMIGGLLAGTLGAGFIGGILAGFLAGYCVKLITRAVQLPQSLEALKPILIIPLLASLFTGLAMIYLVGPPVARLLTGLTDFLSTMGTTNAVLLGILLGGMMCVDLGGPINKAAYAFSVGLLAASSGAPMAATMAAGMVPPIGMGIATLLARRKFAQTEREAGKAAMILGLCFISEGAIPFAAKDPLRVIPSSIAGGALTGALSMYFGCKLAAPHGGLFVLVIPNAMNHALLYLLAIVAGSLVTGLVYALIKRPEAVELSVTSAKA; from the coding sequence ATGAAGTTAGCCATTGTTACCGCCTGCCCGAACGGCATGGTCACCAGTGTGCTGTGCGCCCGCTTGTTGGACGCCGCCGCGCAGCGCCAAGGCTGGAGCACCAGCACCGAAGTCGTGGATGTGCAGCGCCCGGAGCGGGCGTTGTCCCAAGCGACTATCGATGCGGCCGAGTGGGTGTTGCTGGTCAGCAGCACGCCGGTAGATATGCAGCGGTTTGTCGGCAAGCGTGTCTTCCAGAGCACGCCGGCCCAGGCGCTGGCGGATGTCGACGCGGTGCTGCGCCGTGGCGCCGAAGAGGCCCAGGAATACGTCGCCAGCCAAGCGCCGGTGGCGGCGAAGAATGCCCCGCGCATCGTCGCCATCACGGCCTGCCCGACCGGCGTGGCCCACACCTTCATGGCCGCAGAAGCCTTGCAGCAAACCGCCAAGCGCCTGGGTTATGACTTGCAGGTCGAAACCCAGGGTTCGGTGGGCGCACGCACGCCGTTGAGCGCGCAGGCCATCGCCGATGCCGATGTGGTGTTGCTGGCGGCGGATATCGAAGTCGCCACCGAGCGTTTCGCCGGCAAGAAGATTTACCGCTGTGGCACCGGCATCGCCCTCAAGCAGTCCGAGGCCACGCTCAACAAGGCACTGGCCGAAGGCGCGGTAGAAAACGCCGCCAGCGGTGCGGTCGGCAAAAAAGAAAAAACCGGCGTGTACAAACACTTGCTCACGGGTGTGTCGTTCATGTTGCCGATGGTGGTGGCGGGCGGGCTGCTGATCGCCTTGTCGTTTGTGTTCGGCATCCATGCTTTTGAAGAAAAAGGCACCTTGGCCGCCGCACTCAAAACCGTCGGTGATCAAGCCTTTATGCTGATGGTGCCGTTGCTGGCGGGCTATATCGCTTACTCGATTGCCGACCGTCCGGGCCTAGCGCCGGGCATGATCGGCGGCTTGCTGGCGGGCACCTTGGGCGCCGGGTTTATCGGCGGCATCCTCGCCGGTTTTCTGGCCGGTTACTGCGTCAAGCTGATCACCCGCGCGGTGCAATTGCCGCAAAGCCTGGAGGCGCTCAAGCCGATCCTGATCATCCCGCTGCTGGCGAGCTTGTTCACCGGCCTGGCGATGATCTATCTGGTCGGCCCGCCCGTGGCGCGGTTGCTCACGGGGCTGACGGATTTTCTCAGCACCATGGGCACCACCAATGCGGTGCTGCTGGGCATTTTGTTGGGCGGTATGATGTGTGTGGATTTGGGCGGGCCGATCAACAAGGCAGCGTATGCGTTTTCGGTCGGCCTGCTGGCCGCGTCCAGCGGCGCACCGATGGCGGCGACCATGGCCGCCGGCATGGTGCCGCCGATTGGCATGGGCATCGCCACCTTGCTGGCGCGGCGAAAGTTCGCCCAGACCGAGCGCGAGGCGGGCAAGGCTGCGATGATCCTGGGCCTGTGCTTTATCTCTGAAGGCGCGATTCCGTTTGCGGCCAAAGACCCGCTGCGGGTGATCCCGTCCAGCATCGCCGGTGGCGCGTTGACTGGCGCGTTGTCGATGTATTTCGGTTGCAAACTCGCCGCGCCCCATGGTGGTTTGTTTGTGCTGGTGATTCCAAATGCGATGAACCATGCGCTCCTGTATTTGCTGGCGATTGTGGCGGGCAGCTTGGTGACCGGGTTGGTGTATGCGCTGATCAAGCGCCCGGAGGCAGTGGAGCTGTCGGTCACTTCAGCCAAGGCCTGA